In Propionicimonas paludicola, a single window of DNA contains:
- the def gene encoding peptide deformylase: MGIEELTTGGKLLRVTRWGEPVMHAVTRQITEFGPELQELVRDMFATMDAARGVGLAATQVGVDLALFVYDCPDENEINQVGAICNPVLTLPEGDDRNLESTEEGCLSLPGGYQPLARPDHATVTGVDPFGEPVTVHGTGLLARCLQHETDHLNGTVFGDRLSNRMRRKLYAQHEELAHLYPEDWPLTPKRSSADG, encoded by the coding sequence ATGGGCATCGAGGAACTGACCACCGGGGGCAAGCTGCTGCGAGTGACGCGCTGGGGCGAACCGGTGATGCACGCGGTCACCCGCCAGATCACCGAGTTCGGTCCGGAACTGCAGGAACTGGTTCGGGACATGTTCGCCACCATGGACGCCGCCCGCGGAGTCGGGCTGGCCGCCACCCAGGTCGGCGTGGATCTGGCCCTGTTCGTCTACGACTGTCCCGACGAGAACGAGATCAACCAGGTCGGTGCCATCTGCAACCCGGTGCTCACCCTCCCCGAGGGCGATGACCGCAATCTGGAGTCCACGGAAGAGGGCTGCCTCTCGCTGCCCGGCGGCTACCAGCCGCTGGCCCGTCCCGATCACGCCACCGTCACCGGGGTCGACCCGTTCGGCGAGCCGGTGACTGTGCACGGCACCGGCCTGCTGGCTCGCTGCCTGCAGCACGAGACCGACCACCTCAACGGGACGGTCTTCGGCGATCGGCTGTCGAACCGGATGCGCCGCAAGCTGTACGCCCAGCACGAAGAACTGGCCCACCTGTACCCCGAGGACTGGCCGCTGACTCCCAAGCGCAGCTCCGCCGACGGCTGA
- a CDS encoding tyrosine recombinase XerC encodes MKSVEPVELDPAVEALLDDFAQHLTKERGCSAHTVRAYTGDLTQLFGHLARTDGPPPGQATLRDLRTWLANQHATGADRSTLQRRAAAVRTFFAWAEHTGRITTDPARGLRSPKVDRRLPPTLEIDHARRVLDDLAAAAAAAEDPAERAAALRDSAILEVLYSTGIRVSELCGLDLSDQDTERELLRVLGKGGKQRVVPLGGPARRSLDAWLGVRELLAAPGAGSAIFVGDRGGRIDPRVVRRIVHRALARIPEAPDLGPHGLRHAMATHLLEGGADLRSVQELLGHSSLATTQLYTHVTTERLRKAYQQAHPRA; translated from the coding sequence GTGAAGTCAGTCGAGCCGGTGGAACTCGATCCGGCGGTCGAGGCGCTGCTGGACGACTTCGCCCAGCACCTGACCAAGGAGCGGGGTTGCTCCGCGCACACCGTCCGGGCCTACACCGGCGATCTCACCCAGCTGTTCGGCCACCTGGCGCGGACCGACGGGCCGCCACCGGGCCAGGCGACATTGCGCGACCTGCGCACCTGGTTGGCCAACCAACATGCCACCGGAGCCGACCGCTCGACCCTGCAACGACGAGCGGCTGCGGTGCGGACCTTCTTCGCCTGGGCCGAGCACACCGGGCGAATCACCACAGATCCGGCCCGCGGCCTGCGCTCGCCCAAGGTCGACCGGCGGCTCCCGCCGACTCTGGAGATCGATCACGCCCGGCGGGTGCTCGACGACCTGGCCGCTGCGGCTGCGGCGGCCGAGGATCCGGCCGAGCGGGCCGCGGCACTGCGGGACTCGGCGATCCTGGAGGTGCTCTACTCCACGGGGATCCGGGTCTCCGAGCTGTGTGGGCTGGATCTGTCCGACCAGGACACCGAACGAGAACTGCTTCGCGTGCTGGGCAAGGGCGGCAAACAGCGGGTGGTGCCGCTGGGTGGTCCGGCCCGGCGCAGCCTGGACGCGTGGCTGGGCGTCCGCGAGCTGCTGGCGGCACCGGGGGCCGGCTCGGCGATCTTCGTGGGCGATCGTGGCGGACGGATCGATCCGCGGGTGGTCCGCCGGATCGTCCACCGTGCGCTGGCTCGCATCCCCGAGGCTCCCGACCTCGGTCCGCACGGCTTGCGTCACGCCATGGCCACCCATCTGCTCGAGGGTGGCGCGGATCTGCGCTCGGTGCAGGAGTTGCTCGGCCACTCGTCGCTGGCCACCACTCAGCTGTACACCCACGTCACCACGGAGAGGCTCCGTAAGGCCTACCAGCAGGCCCACCCGCGGGCGTGA
- a CDS encoding M23 family metallopeptidase, whose amino-acid sequence MKILRLTVLLGVCLGLLVSGAAPAAAASAVLPVPGPVARGFDPPDRPWLSGHRGVDLRNPAGTPVRAALAGRVTFAAELAGRGVVVVSHGALRTTYEPVTARVSVGTMVGTGEVIGTLQAGHPCTGGDCLHWGLRRGEQYLNPLWLLDPGPIRLLPSSTFDEVSGPEPTWAELTPAGGPAGRPYGASPW is encoded by the coding sequence ATGAAGATCCTTCGACTGACCGTCCTGCTCGGGGTGTGCCTGGGCCTCCTGGTCTCCGGCGCCGCACCGGCGGCCGCCGCCAGTGCGGTGTTGCCGGTACCGGGTCCGGTGGCGCGCGGGTTCGATCCGCCGGATCGTCCCTGGCTGTCCGGTCACCGCGGCGTCGACCTGCGAAACCCTGCGGGGACGCCGGTGCGGGCCGCCCTGGCCGGACGGGTCACTTTCGCGGCCGAGCTGGCCGGCCGCGGGGTGGTGGTCGTCTCGCACGGGGCTCTGCGCACCACCTACGAGCCGGTCACCGCACGGGTCTCGGTGGGCACCATGGTCGGCACCGGTGAGGTGATCGGGACGCTGCAAGCCGGACATCCGTGCACCGGCGGTGACTGCCTGCACTGGGGGCTGCGCCGCGGCGAGCAGTACCTCAACCCACTGTGGCTCCTGGATCCGGGGCCGATACGGCTGCTCCCGAGCTCCACCTTCGACGAGGTGTCCGGGCCGGAGCCGACCTGGGCCGAACTCACGCCCGCGGGTGGGCCTGCTGGTAGGCCTTACGGAGCCTCTCCGTGGTGA